A part of Larkinella insperata genomic DNA contains:
- a CDS encoding APC family permease, which translates to METKTPVNDRSVWRKKPMYLFEQDIQKSELKRVLGKWSLTAIGIGAIIGGGIFVLTGTAAHYHAGPALALSFIVAGIGCIFAALCYGEFASMLPVEGSAYAYAYGTIGELFAWAIGWGLILEYAMGAMTVAVSWSGYFNKLLHLFGIDIPFWLRNDPVSAANYAQQNGLADPGFAINLPAFLIVWLVTYILIKGIKEAANTNNMIVILKVAAVIFVIVVGVFYVVPENWKPFIPEPTTIPGEDGQPHEAYGWGGVLSGASAIFFAYIGFDAVSTQAGEAVNPRKDMPFAIIASLLVCTILYILVSLVLTGMINYQDIVGDALKAPVAYAFDKAGQGWAVFIITLAATVGLVSVMLVMMLGQTRVFLGMAKDGLLPGFFREIHPTFKTPWKSTILVGTIVSIVAAFTPISLLGDMTSFGTLFAFAMVCLAVWILRRRDPERERPFKAPALNIIAPLGIIVNTILIFNLSGLAQQLAIVWLLLGMIVYFAYSRRHSKLNDL; encoded by the coding sequence ATGGAAACCAAAACCCCAGTCAATGACCGGAGTGTCTGGCGCAAAAAGCCAATGTACCTGTTTGAACAGGACATTCAAAAGAGTGAATTAAAGCGGGTTCTGGGTAAATGGAGCCTAACCGCCATTGGAATCGGCGCTATTATCGGGGGCGGGATTTTCGTGTTAACCGGAACGGCCGCTCACTACCATGCCGGTCCGGCCCTGGCATTGTCGTTTATCGTTGCCGGTATTGGCTGTATTTTCGCGGCACTTTGTTACGGTGAGTTTGCTTCCATGCTGCCGGTAGAAGGCTCGGCCTACGCCTATGCTTACGGAACCATCGGCGAATTGTTTGCCTGGGCGATTGGCTGGGGCCTGATCCTGGAATATGCCATGGGCGCCATGACAGTTGCCGTTAGCTGGTCGGGTTATTTCAATAAACTGCTTCACCTCTTCGGTATCGATATTCCTTTCTGGTTACGCAACGATCCGGTTTCGGCCGCTAACTATGCGCAGCAAAACGGTCTGGCCGACCCAGGATTTGCCATCAACTTACCCGCTTTCCTGATCGTCTGGCTGGTTACGTACATCCTGATAAAAGGAATCAAAGAAGCCGCCAACACCAACAACATGATCGTGATTTTGAAAGTAGCCGCCGTTATTTTCGTCATTGTGGTCGGGGTGTTTTATGTCGTCCCGGAAAACTGGAAACCGTTCATTCCCGAACCGACTACCATTCCGGGTGAAGACGGGCAGCCCCATGAAGCCTACGGCTGGGGAGGGGTGCTCAGTGGTGCTTCGGCTATCTTCTTCGCCTACATCGGTTTTGATGCCGTCTCGACCCAGGCCGGGGAAGCCGTCAATCCGCGTAAAGACATGCCGTTTGCCATCATTGCCTCGCTACTGGTTTGTACGATTTTATACATCCTTGTTTCGCTGGTCCTGACCGGTATGATCAATTACCAGGACATTGTTGGTGATGCGCTGAAGGCCCCGGTGGCTTATGCCTTCGATAAAGCCGGACAAGGTTGGGCGGTATTCATCATTACCCTGGCGGCTACGGTTGGTCTGGTGTCGGTGATGCTGGTGATGATGCTGGGTCAAACCCGCGTGTTCCTGGGCATGGCCAAAGACGGCTTACTACCGGGCTTCTTCCGCGAGATTCACCCGACGTTTAAAACCCCCTGGAAAAGCACCATTCTGGTCGGAACGATTGTTTCTATTGTAGCGGCTTTTACGCCCATTAGCCTGTTGGGCGACATGACCAGCTTCGGAACGCTGTTTGCCTTTGCTATGGTTTGTCTGGCCGTCTGGATTCTGCGTCGCCGTGATCCGGAACGGGAGCGCCCGTTTAAAGCTCCGGCGCTAAACATTATTGCTCCACTGGGGATTATTGTCAATACGATTCTGATTTTCAACCTAAGCGGATTGGCCCAGCAACTGGCGATTGTCTGGCTGCTCTTGGGGATGATTGTTTATTTTGCCTACAGTCGGCGTCACAGTAAACTGAATGATCTGTAA
- a CDS encoding sulfite exporter TauE/SafE family protein, whose protein sequence is MNLTDLIGYGAAVVAGLVIGLAGGGGSILTVPIFVYLFQIPPVLATSYSLFVVGSTSLVGSISYALKKQVDFTVTAAFAVPSFFSVFLTRRLLVPAIPDPLFHFGSVSLPKDEAILYFFAFVMILAAQAMIRQPNLTQSTPGRPRLGLLALDGLGVGVLTGTIGAGGGFLIVPMLVLLAGLPIRRAVATSVLIIAVNSFVGFSGDLHRRDLDWSFLLEFTAFSICGILLGIYLARFVSPVYLKRGFGSLVLFVAVYMLLKEINKS, encoded by the coding sequence ATGAACCTGACTGACCTGATCGGTTACGGAGCCGCCGTAGTGGCCGGGCTGGTCATCGGTCTGGCGGGCGGGGGCGGTTCCATTCTGACGGTGCCGATTTTTGTGTATCTGTTTCAGATTCCGCCCGTTCTGGCCACTTCCTACTCGCTGTTTGTCGTGGGTTCGACGTCGCTGGTGGGCTCAATCAGCTACGCCCTGAAAAAGCAGGTCGATTTTACGGTAACGGCGGCTTTTGCGGTTCCTTCGTTCTTTTCGGTTTTCCTGACCCGGCGACTGCTGGTTCCGGCCATCCCGGATCCCCTGTTTCATTTCGGCTCGGTGAGCTTACCGAAAGACGAAGCCATTCTCTATTTTTTCGCCTTTGTCATGATCCTGGCAGCGCAGGCGATGATTCGTCAGCCTAATCTGACGCAGTCCACTCCCGGTCGCCCCCGCCTGGGTTTGCTGGCGCTGGACGGGCTGGGTGTTGGTGTGCTGACGGGAACTATCGGTGCCGGGGGTGGGTTTCTGATTGTGCCCATGCTGGTGCTATTGGCGGGTTTGCCCATTCGGCGGGCCGTGGCAACGTCGGTTCTGATCATTGCCGTTAATTCGTTTGTTGGGTTTTCGGGTGATCTGCACCGACGGGATCTGGATTGGTCCTTTTTACTGGAATTTACAGCTTTTTCCATCTGTGGAATCCTGCTCGGCATCTACCTGGCCCGGTTCGTATCCCCGGTTTATTTAAAACGCGGTTTTGGTAGCTTGGTACTATTCGTTGCGGTGTATATGCTGCTTAAAGAAATTAACAAATCATGA
- a CDS encoding MBL fold metallo-hydrolase, which yields MIVEQLYTGCLAQGAYYLESEGEAAVIDPLRDTDTYLKKAERNGAKIKYVFETHFHADFVSGHLDLSRKTGAPIIYGPNSPTHFEAHHAKDGEVFKLGKISIKVLHTPGHTLESTTYLLIDETGKNRAIFTGDTLFIGDVGRPDLAIKGDLSEEDLAGLLYDSLHTKIIPLEDDVVVYPAHGAGSACGKNMSKETTDTLGNQKRFNYALRAQTKEAFTKAVLDGLTKAPAYFAENARLNKEGYEAIDEVMDRGDRALSPDAFEAAVNETGALVLDVRDAPEFAKGFIPNSINIGLNGQFAPWVGALIPDLKQRIALVTPVGQEEETVRRLARVGYDQSMGYLDGGFASWQQAGKEVDTVESISAEQFAERYPQGQVVDVRKPDEFAAEHVQGAENLPLDNLNDHMAEVSKTKPVYVHCAGGYRSMVAASILKARGFDNLVNVEGGMSAIKKTGQVPVASEVPAH from the coding sequence ATGATTGTTGAACAACTGTATACGGGGTGTCTGGCTCAGGGAGCCTACTACCTGGAAAGTGAGGGTGAAGCTGCCGTCATTGATCCCCTGCGGGATACCGACACCTATTTAAAAAAAGCTGAGCGGAACGGTGCTAAAATCAAATACGTTTTTGAGACGCATTTCCACGCCGATTTTGTTTCTGGTCACCTGGATTTGTCCAGGAAAACCGGGGCACCCATCATTTACGGGCCGAATTCTCCAACCCACTTCGAAGCCCATCATGCCAAGGACGGCGAGGTGTTTAAATTGGGGAAAATTAGCATCAAAGTTTTGCATACGCCCGGGCACACGCTCGAATCCACTACGTACCTGCTCATCGACGAAACCGGTAAAAACCGCGCCATCTTTACGGGAGATACGCTGTTCATCGGGGATGTGGGCCGCCCGGATCTGGCCATCAAAGGCGACCTGAGTGAGGAAGATCTGGCGGGGTTGCTCTACGACAGCCTGCATACGAAGATCATTCCGCTGGAAGACGATGTGGTCGTTTATCCGGCCCACGGTGCCGGATCGGCCTGCGGAAAAAACATGAGTAAGGAAACCACGGATACACTCGGCAATCAGAAGCGCTTCAATTACGCACTCCGGGCGCAGACGAAAGAAGCGTTTACCAAAGCCGTGCTCGATGGCCTAACCAAAGCGCCCGCTTATTTCGCCGAAAACGCGCGGTTGAACAAGGAAGGGTACGAAGCCATCGACGAGGTGATGGATCGCGGAGACCGTGCGCTTTCGCCCGATGCGTTTGAAGCGGCCGTCAACGAAACCGGTGCGCTGGTGCTCGACGTACGTGACGCACCGGAGTTTGCCAAAGGATTTATCCCCAATTCAATTAATATCGGCCTGAACGGCCAGTTTGCGCCCTGGGTTGGGGCCTTGATCCCGGATTTGAAGCAGCGCATCGCGCTGGTAACCCCCGTTGGCCAGGAAGAAGAAACAGTTCGGCGGTTGGCCCGGGTTGGTTATGACCAGAGCATGGGTTACCTCGACGGTGGTTTTGCCTCTTGGCAGCAAGCGGGCAAAGAAGTGGATACCGTTGAATCCATTTCAGCGGAGCAATTTGCTGAACGCTATCCGCAAGGTCAGGTAGTGGATGTTCGTAAACCCGACGAGTTTGCTGCCGAACACGTTCAAGGCGCTGAAAACCTACCACTGGATAATCTGAACGATCACATGGCGGAAGTCAGCAAAACCAAACCGGTTTACGTACACTGCGCGGGCGGTTATCGTTCCATGGTAGCGGCCTCCATTCTGAAAGCCCGTGGCTTCGACAATCTGGTGAATGTGGAAGGCGGTATGTCGGCCATCAAAAAGACCGGCCAGGTTCCCGTTGCCAGCGAAGTGCCTGCCCATTGA
- the nuoK gene encoding NADH-quinone oxidoreductase subunit NuoK, protein MEMNSGIFLLVGAALFSIGLAIVLLKRHAVMVLMGIELMLNAVNLNLIAFSQNDPERLQGQLFSLFVMIVAAAEAAIALAIILQVYRHFNTVQLDELNELKK, encoded by the coding sequence ATGGAAATGAACTCCGGAATATTTCTGCTCGTCGGAGCCGCGCTGTTCAGCATCGGCCTGGCTATTGTGCTTCTGAAACGTCACGCGGTTATGGTGCTGATGGGCATTGAACTGATGCTGAACGCTGTCAACCTGAACCTGATCGCGTTTAGCCAAAACGATCCGGAACGGCTGCAAGGACAGCTGTTCAGCCTCTTTGTGATGATTGTGGCGGCTGCCGAAGCGGCCATCGCGCTGGCCATCATCCTGCAGGTCTACCGTCATTTCAATACCGTTCAGCTTGACGAACTGAACGAGCTGAAAAAATAA
- a CDS encoding NADH-quinone oxidoreductase subunit J family protein — MVQIVFYLFVLFTLGSALTVLLTKNVLYAAFFLLLTLLGVAGLFVLAGADFLAVSQIMIYVGGVLVLIIFGVMLTHKNQSQQTEYTQPNYILTQHRSWLWALLVAGGIFSVLYTALVRGDYVLLQQGASTYRPTVDTIGRQLMTEYLVPFEIAGVLLLVALIGATTIASSSRNK; from the coding sequence GTGGTTCAGATTGTTTTTTATCTGTTTGTTCTTTTCACACTTGGCTCGGCGCTGACGGTTTTGCTGACAAAGAATGTCCTGTACGCGGCCTTCTTTCTGCTGCTGACCCTGCTCGGCGTTGCCGGGCTGTTTGTGCTGGCGGGCGCCGATTTTCTGGCCGTTTCGCAAATCATGATTTATGTTGGCGGGGTGCTGGTGCTGATCATTTTCGGTGTGATGCTTACCCATAAAAACCAGTCCCAACAAACGGAGTACACGCAGCCCAACTACATCCTGACTCAGCACCGAAGCTGGCTGTGGGCGTTGCTGGTGGCCGGAGGCATTTTCAGTGTACTATACACGGCTCTGGTGCGGGGTGACTACGTGCTGCTTCAGCAAGGAGCTTCGACCTACCGCCCAACGGTGGATACGATTGGGCGGCAACTGATGACCGAATACCTGGTTCCGTTTGAAATTGCGGGGGTGTTGCTGCTGGTGGCACTGATCGGGGCCACAACCATTGCCAGTTCGTCAAGAAATAAATGA